TAGAGCATTCCATCTTGTTCAAACTGATTTTTGTAATCACCGATAAAGGCTTCATCTTTTTCTTGCTCGTTAATAAATAATTGGCCGTTCTTATAATATAAGCTTTCACCAGGTTGGCCGATAATTCTACGTATTGATTTATCTTTCGACTTTGGTACTTTAAGATAGACAAGATCAAAACGCTTAATTTTAGATAATTTGTTTACAACAACAACTTCCCCATCTTCCAGCGTATCACTCATAGAATATCCCTCTACTTTAGCAAACGAAAAGGTAAACAGAGAAAGTACATATAAGATTCCTATCGTTACCACAAGAGTCAATGCGATTTCAAAAAAAAGAATTTTCATTTTTCTAAGTCTTTTTTTTCGTTTATTTACTTTCTTATTTTTCCGTTTAGCAGGTCGGACATTCTTTTTTTGTGACTTCACCTTTTTAACGTTTTGCGGTTTCCTGCCAGCGGCTGGTTTTCTTTGTTCTGACTTCCTTTTGACTGCTCGATTCTTTTGTTTATGAGTGGTCTTTTTCATGAAATCACCAAACTATTTTTTATTTACCAACGCATTTTCATTAATATTAAAGTAGCTGACAACTTCCTCGTGATTTTTCTTAACTGCAGCCAAGTCCGTTTCAAACTCATTTAATAACGTTTCATTTTTGAAGAAATCATTTGGTTGAGAAGATAAATTGATTCCCAATTCTTTCATTGATTTATAGTATTTGTTTAATTTCTTTTGCCCAGCTTCACTATTTCTGACTGTAGCTTTATAAATACCATAACTAGAAAATTGACCTGCCAATAATTTAATATTTTTCCCAGATTTTACTTCTTCTTCTGTTGTCTTCGCTGTTTTCATTTCATTCTCTAGATTATCCATCAAATAATAACCTTGGACGACAGCTTTAGAATCTTTCTGACTTAAATGCATAGCCTGATAATACAAAGAATAACCAGCAGCTAAACCGAAAGCTAAAAAGACGATACTTAAAGAAATTCCCCAGTTGCGCTGTTTTTTACTTGTCTTAATAAGTTCTCTGACTTTACGCTTTTTTTGTTTTTGCTTTTTCTTACTAACTTTTCTTTTCTTTACTTTCTTTAAAGCCTTCTTCGTTTGAGCCATCAGATAAAATGAAATACCTGAAAATACTAGTCCGATACTGGCTAGAGACAAAGAAATAATAAAAAACCAATCTAATATCGTCATTTCTTTACCTCCTCACTTTCTCCATCTTTAGTTATTTTCTAGATTTCTTTTTTCTTGCCTGTTTTTTCTTCGCTTGTTTCTTTTTACTGATCGTTCTGATAACGATAAAAATGATCACTGCCAGCGCAACGATACCACCAACAATTCCTGCTATCAATTGCCAGTTGAATGTTTGGACATCTTCTAGTCCAGCATCCTGATTATTGAATTTGTCTGCTTCTTCATCTGTAATTTTAAACTTTTCATCCCAGTTCCATTTTCTGTCTCCAGCTGTTACAAGGATTTTAGCACGATAATTCCCAGGCATCATCCGATCGCCTTCCATACTTACTGGAAAATTGATCAATGAATTAGGCGCCATTCTCATACCTGAACGTTTTGTTTCATATAATACTTCATCGCTATCATCTTTCATGATTTGAACTTGTGTCGTCATATTTTCTAAGTACGCTGGCTCCACATTAGAAAAATTAACAAAGAAAGTATTTCTAAAATTGTTTAAGTCTGCATAGACTTTATTTAATTCTAAATTTGGTTGTACTTCTTTATCTGTTTCCGTTAGAATCATCCCAATTACATATGCATATTTGTTGATAACTCCAGTTTTTTTTGGTTCACTTTTATTTTCTTTTTCAACTTTTTGAAGCTGAATACCACCAGCGATCATCCCATCATAAGACGCTTCTGGCATATTGATTTCTATGTCGATATCTTGTTCACTTTTTGCAGGTACTTTCACTGTTTCCGGTGCTGAAACAATTTTTTCAAAATCATACTTCAACGATTTATCTTTTTTGATCGTCGTTGGTCCGTATTCAACTACACCATTAGCGTTTGTTTTTGTTCCATTGAGTTTTACAGAGACTTCGATTTCTTCGGCAGCTAAATTTTTGATTTTGATTTTGACCGTTTGTTTTTGTCCCGGAGTCATTCTTAAGTCAAAATATCCTGCACCAGTATCTCTTTGGTTATCAGGTTTGATTGCTTCATATGTAAATCCAGTTGCGTTACCGCTACTGCTATCTTCTGCATAAGCGTTGATCGGCAGAAGTGTTGCTATGATAATTGTTACTAGTAAAAATAATAGCTTATTTTTCTTCATCGATATCCCTCTCTTTAAAAAGGCAGAGACAGAAGTATTATTGCTTCTGTCTCGCCATTCTTTTGAAACATGACTAGCTAAACATCCATGTTATAATCCAGTTTAATTCGTTTGAATTATAATACTTCAGCGATTGACCAAGTGATTTCAGCTGTGTAAGTATCAGCTAGTAAAATGTTTGTGTTTGGTACAGTTAATTTAACAGAGTCAGCTGTTGTATCAGCAGTTCCGTCGCCGTATTGACCAAATTCGATTGTGTAAGTTCCGATACCTTTAGAAGCATCTGAATTTGTTAATACTGGTACTGAAGCTCCAGCGCCTGTTCCAGCTGCATCAGCTGCTAATTGGAATCCTGCAACAGTAGTTGCTGGCCATTGTGCTGCTGGGTCTGCAGAAGTGATTGCTGCATTTGAGTAATCAATTGTAGCACCTTTCAAGAAAGTATCAGCAGTTCCGTTCGCTTCAAATTGTTTAGTCAATTGTGCACTTACAGTATATTTATGGTTTGCAGTACCACGTACGTCTGTAAATTGTACGAAGTTACCACGAGTGATATCGCCATCAGCATTTTTTGTTGGAATAGCTGCTGCGAAGTACTCAGGGTTAGATGCGAAAGCTTTTACTTTATCAGTACCAAAATTTAATTCAGTTACTGCATCAATACTGAATGAACCACGATCTGGGTTAACGATGATTGGTTCTTTAGGATCTACGATTGGTTTATCAGGATCTTCTGGGTCAACTACGTCTTTAGGATCGTTGTCTTCTGTAAATGTCATTGTTCCTTTTGCTGCTTGAGATTTTGCTTCAGCATTTGCTCCTGCTGGTAAAGCTAAGCCTGCTGCTACTACTGCTAATAATGCTACTGAACATAATGTTTTTGTTTTCATGTGTGTTTCCTCCTAGTATTGTATGTTTGCGTGTGTTTTTTTATTTATGGCAACTCGGCTAATATCCAAGTTAACACCGTAGTATAAGGTACCGGATCAACCATTGTTGTTCCCGGTATCGACAATGAAACTGCTTTGTTTTGGTACACAGGCTTTTGATCAAAAACAGAGTCTAATACTGCTTGTCCGTCTTTGTCTAGTCTTGGCTCTAGCGTATTTTTTTGATTCGCATTATTTTCTTCAGAGGCTCCGAAGGAAATCGTCCAAGTTCCGCTGCCTTGTCCCGTATTCGCTTGCGCTAAGTTATACGAAGCGCCAACATTGTCTATGTTGATGATTTCTTTTGATAGTTGAGGCGCTTCACTAAGGTCCTTGGTTGAACTTACCCAAGATTTATCCAAAGAAAGCATTGCCCCTTTGATTTCTTTGTTTTTTGCATCGTTATTTGTAAATTGCATTTCTTGACGAAGCTGCAGTGTCCAGCCAGTCGGTTTTTGTCTCAAGTCTGTGACTTGAACAAAATTACCTCTAGCCTTAGTTGCACCAAAGAAATTTTGTGCATTTGCATAATAGACCTCATCTTTATCAGAAATTTTATTCTGATAGAAATCTATTTTTGGTACAAAATCAATCCGTAAATCTCCTGAAAGTTGAGGAGTTTCACCCGGATCAACGATTTCACCTGGTTTTTCAGGATCCACAATATTCTGAGGATATTCTCCTTCGAATTTGATTGTTCCAGGTCCACTGATTGATTCTGTTTCTGCATAAGCATGACTGGATGCACCTGCTAATGAAGCAACTACAGTAAGCGGTACAATGAGAGCTTGGATCAGTAATCGGCTTTTTCTCATCGTTTATCCCGCCCTTCATTTTCTTTCTTACGTTTCCATAAGAATAGAAGTAATCCAATGACTATTAAAGCCGCTCCGGTAAAAACAAGACTAGTTTTTACCATCTCACCTGTACTTGGATAACGTCCAACAGGTTTTACCACCTTAGGTTCGCTTGTTGAAGGTTCTGGTACAGATGATGGTTCTGTCGTTGATGAAGGCGGCGTAGTGCTTGTTGGTTCTGTTGAAGAACTATCTTCATAAAAGCTGATCACACCGTCTGTTTTCAATTCTCCTCCATTGGTATTGGCCGCAGCATTCAATGGATAAGCGACTGCTAACGTCAATACAAAAGCAAAGGAGAGGATCATATACTTGATTCTTTTTTTCATTGATTAAAAATCTCCTTTACTCTTATGGAGTATCTCCAAGTTCCCAAAGGATCTCGCCTTGATACGTACCAAGTGCTTTCACATCTTGAGCTGCAGTTTCAAACTTGAAGCCATCACCAGAAGCAGACCACGTATCACTAATATTATAGGTCGTTTCAGCGGTAGAAGCATTGGCGTCTTGAATCATAATATCCTGAGCGCCACCGTTCAATGTGATTTCATTATTGTTATA
This sequence is a window from Enterococcus wangshanyuanii. Protein-coding genes within it:
- the lepB gene encoding signal peptidase I yields the protein MKKTTHKQKNRAVKRKSEQRKPAAGRKPQNVKKVKSQKKNVRPAKRKNKKVNKRKKRLRKMKILFFEIALTLVVTIGILYVLSLFTFSFAKVEGYSMSDTLEDGEVVVVNKLSKIKRFDLVYLKVPKSKDKSIRRIIGQPGESLYYKNGQLFINEQEKDEAFIGDYKNQFEQDGMLYTEDFTLKSLTGNPTIPKGKYLVLGDNRPYATDSRYYQLVDEKEIIGKVEMRVLPLHKLQRVK
- a CDS encoding DUF916 and DUF3324 domain-containing protein, whose translation is MKKNKLLFLLVTIIIATLLPINAYAEDSSSGNATGFTYEAIKPDNQRDTGAGYFDLRMTPGQKQTVKIKIKNLAAEEIEVSVKLNGTKTNANGVVEYGPTTIKKDKSLKYDFEKIVSAPETVKVPAKSEQDIDIEINMPEASYDGMIAGGIQLQKVEKENKSEPKKTGVINKYAYVIGMILTETDKEVQPNLELNKVYADLNNFRNTFFVNFSNVEPAYLENMTTQVQIMKDDSDEVLYETKRSGMRMAPNSLINFPVSMEGDRMMPGNYRAKILVTAGDRKWNWDEKFKITDEEADKFNNQDAGLEDVQTFNWQLIAGIVGGIVALAVIIFIVIRTISKKKQAKKKQARKKKSRK
- a CDS encoding WxL domain-containing protein yields the protein MKTKTLCSVALLAVVAAGLALPAGANAEAKSQAAKGTMTFTEDNDPKDVVDPEDPDKPIVDPKEPIIVNPDRGSFSIDAVTELNFGTDKVKAFASNPEYFAAAIPTKNADGDITRGNFVQFTDVRGTANHKYTVSAQLTKQFEANGTADTFLKGATIDYSNAAITSADPAAQWPATTVAGFQLAADAAGTGAGASVPVLTNSDASKGIGTYTIEFGQYGDGTADTTADSVKLTVPNTNILLADTYTAEITWSIAEVL
- a CDS encoding WxL domain-containing protein encodes the protein MRKSRLLIQALIVPLTVVASLAGASSHAYAETESISGPGTIKFEGEYPQNIVDPEKPGEIVDPGETPQLSGDLRIDFVPKIDFYQNKISDKDEVYYANAQNFFGATKARGNFVQVTDLRQKPTGWTLQLRQEMQFTNNDAKNKEIKGAMLSLDKSWVSSTKDLSEAPQLSKEIINIDNVGASYNLAQANTGQGSGTWTISFGASEENNANQKNTLEPRLDKDGQAVLDSVFDQKPVYQNKAVSLSIPGTTMVDPVPYTTVLTWILAELP
- a CDS encoding LPXTG cell wall anchor domain-containing protein, which translates into the protein MKKRIKYMILSFAFVLTLAVAYPLNAAANTNGGELKTDGVISFYEDSSSTEPTSTTPPSSTTEPSSVPEPSTSEPKVVKPVGRYPSTGEMVKTSLVFTGAALIVIGLLLFLWKRKKENEGRDKR